The following are encoded together in the Anopheles nili chromosome 3, idAnoNiliSN_F5_01, whole genome shotgun sequence genome:
- the LOC128723899 gene encoding insulin-like growth factor-binding protein complex acid labile subunit has translation MLLRVLLLAVGLLWRCNGIPYGEADVELDEETESVSLSACYVEDLRNIREHNQNPLTIEINHCYLQELPNAIFIRFNDLRTLEICDSRVNNLQDFALNGLRNIETLNLSRNNLTSVKSWSDHNLDTLQVLDLRRNLIRTIDEFSLHRYPSLVKLNLAVNFIANIPEGTFKPVAQLKYLNLGKNQLTSIGESMLRGLTKLTHVAFHHNRIRTVNPFAFIGNGHLKVVQLQDNQLSVLAPDLLGSLPRLAFFNISNNELETIGNLSFKNNGDLRVLDLSYNQIEQLEDYSLKGLYDLEALNISHNRLATVGKYVLKDCANLHDLDLSGNALEYVGLKLSSITPQLVRLNLSDNAIADIERDVFEDLQKLHTLDLSRNQLTEDGFLWSLTHLSVLNMSWNGFHKLNASLLEGLALVELHDNPWECRFLVQELAHHSKNVIYGKNYLVQDTGHILTVTGIECTDEHGKNRDIVVVEPPPKPVDSEKELNQYRFFHEGHVDTRPIQDNFDTKSTVIWLMSGAIAVFGAFKLIQLLLRHSEHQSEKWRLDQHLEYNTPEEYDPGTTIGKVMEANGTRTINEYDGMK, from the exons ATGCTGCTCCGGGTGTTGCTACTTGCTGTGGGTTTGCTGTGGCGATGTAACGGCATCCCGTACGGAGAAGCCGACGTTGAGCTAGACGAAGAGACCGAGTCCGTTTCGCTGTCGGCGTGCTACGTGGAGGATCTGCGTAACATTCGTGAGCACAACCAGAACCCGCTGACGATTGAGATCAATCACTGCTACCTGCAGGAACTACCGAACGCGATCTTCATCCGCTTTAACGATCTCCGGACGCTCGAGATCTGTGACAGTCGCGTCAACAACCTGCAGGACTTTGCGCTGAATGGGTTGCGGAACATTGAGACACTTAATCTGTCCCGAAACAACCTCACCTCGGTGAAGTCGTGGAGCGATCACAATCTCGACACGCTTCAGGTGCTCGATCTGCGGCGAAATCTAATTCGCACGATCGACGAGTTCTCGTTGCACCGGTACCCGTCGCTGGTGAAGCTTAACCTGGCGGTCAATTTCATCGCCAACATTCCCGAGGGCACATTCAAGCCGGTGGCACAGCTTAAGTATCTCAATCTTGGCAAGAACCAGCTCACCAGCATCGGTGAGAGCATGCTTCGAGGGTTGACGAAGCTGACACATGTAGCCTTTCATCACAACCGCATCCGAACGGTAAACCCGTTCGCGTTCATCGGAAACGGTCACCTGAAGGTGGTACAACTGCAGGACAATCAGCTCAGTGTTCTCGCACCTGATTTGCTCGGAAGTCTGCCACGATTGGcgttcttcaacatcagcaacaacgAGCTGGAAACGATCGGCAATCTGAGCTTCAAGAACAACGGCGATCTGCGGGTGTTGGATCTAAGCTATAATCAGATCGAGCAACTAGAGGACTACAGCCTCAAGGGGCTGTACGATCTGGAG GCGCTCAACATCAGCCACAACCGGCTGGCAACGGTCGGCAAATATGTGCTAAAGGATTGCGCTAATCTTCACGATCTCGATCTCTCCGGGAATGCGCTGGAGTACGTGGGGCTGAAGCTGTCCAGCATCACACCACAGCTGGTGCGGCTCAACCTGTCCGACAACGCCATTGCCGATATCGAACGGGACGTGTTTGAGGACCTGCAAAAACTGCACACACTCGATCTGTCACGGAATCAGCTCACCGAAGATGGCTTTCTGTGGTCGCTTACGCACCTTAGCGTGCTTAACATGAGCTGGAATGGGTTCCACAAGTTGAACGCATCGCTGCTCGAGGGACTCGCTCTCGTCGAGCTCCACGACAACCCCTGGGAGTGCCGGTTCCTGGTGCAAGAGCTAGCGCACCACAGCAAGAACGTGATCTACGGCAAGAACTACCTCGTGCAGGACACTGGCCACATCCTGACGGTGACTGGCATTGAGTGTACGGATGAGCATGGCAAGAACCGCGATATCGTGGTGGTTGAACCTCCACCGAAGCCCGTCGATAGTGAAAAG GAGTTGAACCAATACCGGTTCTTCCATGAAGGACACGTCGACACACGCCCCATCCAGGATAACTTCGACACCAAATCGACCGTGATCTGGCTGATGTCGGGAGCGATCGCGGTGTTCGGTGCGTTCAAGCTGAtccaactgctgctgcggcaCTCGGAACACCAGAGCGAGAAATGGCGCCTTGATCAGCAC